From the genome of Polynucleobacter sp. AM-7D1:
CGCAGGTTTGGCTGGGCATCAGCAGCGCGTTTTGTTGGTGGATTTAGATCCACAAGGTAATGCAACGATGGGGTCTGGAGTTGAAAAGGCAGACTTGAATAGCACCGTGTATCAAGTCTTAATTGGCCTATCAACAGTAAAAGAATCCGCAGTACCTTGCGAGAGCTCTGGCTATGATGTGTTGCCAGCCAATCGTGATTTAGCTGGCGCAGAAATTGAGTTGGTGGACTTAGATTCTCGCGAACAAAGATTGAAAGATGCGCTCGCTTTAGTTGCAAATGATTATGACTTTATTTTAATTGACTGCCCTCCCGCACTATCTTTGTTAACGCTCAATGGATTGTGTGCCGCGAATGGTGTGATCGTGCCAATGCAGTGTGAATATTTTGCACTGGAAGGATTGTCAGATTTAGTGAACACCATCAAGCAGGTTCACGCCAACTTAAATCCTGATTTGGTGATCATTGGTTTGTTGCGCGTAATGTTTGATGCGCGCATGACATTGCAGCAACAAGTTTCCGATCAATTGCTTGAGCACTTTGGCGACAAGGTATTTAAGAGCATCATTCCCCGTAACGTTCGCCTGGCAGAAGCCCCGTCATATGGGCTTCCTGGGGTGGCGTTTGATAGGTCATCTCGTGGCGCTAAAGCATATTTAGATTTTGGTGCCGAGATGATTGAGCGCATTAAGCAAATGTAAAACCTAGGAACAATAAAAAAATTATGGTTGCAATAAAGAAAAAAGGTTTGGGTCGCGGCTTAGAAGCGCTGCTTGGTGATAAGGCTCAGAAAGAAACTACAGCAGAAATTAATCGTTTGCCGTTGACTGCATTGCAGGCGGGTAAATATCAGCCGCGTCAAAAAATGGAAGCGGTGGCATTACAAGAGTTAGCTGAAAGTATTCGTGAGCAAGGAGTGATGCAGCCATTGTTGGTGCGTTTGGTTGCTCCTGGCAAATACGAAATTATTGCGGGTGAGCGTCGCTTTCGTGCCGCAACTTTAGCGGGCTTAAAAGAGGTGCCAGTTTTAGTTTCTGGTGCTAATGATCAGGCTGCTGCAGCAATGGCCTTAGTCGAGAATATGCAGCGCGAAGATTTGAATCCG
Proteins encoded in this window:
- a CDS encoding ParA family protein, with amino-acid sequence MAKIFCIANQKGGVGKTTTAVNLAAGLAGHQQRVLLVDLDPQGNATMGSGVEKADLNSTVYQVLIGLSTVKESAVPCESSGYDVLPANRDLAGAEIELVDLDSREQRLKDALALVANDYDFILIDCPPALSLLTLNGLCAANGVIVPMQCEYFALEGLSDLVNTIKQVHANLNPDLVIIGLLRVMFDARMTLQQQVSDQLLEHFGDKVFKSIIPRNVRLAEAPSYGLPGVAFDRSSRGAKAYLDFGAEMIERIKQM